The Salminus brasiliensis chromosome 3, fSalBra1.hap2, whole genome shotgun sequence genome contains a region encoding:
- the pbx4 gene encoding pre-B-cell leukemia transcription factor 4 isoform X1, whose amino-acid sequence MDDQTRMLGLAGLGALPQADVGDPDAARKQQALGQPQQDIGDILQQIMAITDESLDEAQARCWQEEGPTEWGGRGDPTEGGGAGGGTAGGALPLNFQHRKHALNCHRMKPALFSVLCEIKEKTVLSIRGVQEEDPPDPQIMRLDNMLLAEGVSGPEKGGGSAAAAAAAAAAGGSPNDGSIEHSDYRAKLAQIRQIYHSELEKYEQACSEFTNHVMNLLREQSRTRPISPKEIERMVAIIHRKFSSIQMQLKQSTCEAVMILRSRFLDARRKRRNFNKQATEVLNEYFYSHLSNPYPSEEAKEELAKKCGITVSQVSNWFGNKRIRYKKNIGKFQEEANLYAVKTAVDAANVSAQASQANSPATPNSGGYPAPCYTPDGRL is encoded by the exons ATGGACGATCAGACCCGCATGCTGGGTCTGGCGGGACTCGGCGCCCTGCCCCAGGCCGACGTCGGCGACCCGGACGCCGCTAGGAAGCAGCAGGCTCTCGGTCAGCCGCAGCAGGACATAGGGGACATCCTCCAGCAGATCATGGCCATCACGGACGAGAGTCTGGACGAGGCTCAGGCACG ATGCTGGCAAGAGGAGGGACCAACCGAGTGGGGTGGAAGAGGTGACCCCACAGAGGGAGGGGGAGCTGGGGGGGGCACAGCAGGGGGTGCCCTGCCGCTCAACTTCCAGCACAG GAAACACGCCCTGAACTGTCACAGAATGAAGCCTGCGCTCTTCAGTGTGCTCTGTGAGATCAAAGAGAAGACTG TGTTGAGTATCAGAGGTGTGCAGGAGGAGGATCCCCCCGACCCCCAGATCATGCGTCTGGACAACATGCTTCTGGCCGAGGGCGTGTCCGGCCCGGAGAAAGGTGGCGGGTCAGCAGCGGccgcagcggcagcagcagcagcaggcgggTCACCCAATGACGGCAGCATCGAGCACTCAGACTATAGAGCCAAACTCGCACAGATCCGCCAGATCTACCACTCGGAGCTTGAGAAATATGAACAG GCTTGCAGCGAATTCACCAACCATGTGATGAACCTGCTGCGGGAGCAGTCACGTACACGGCCCATCTCGCCCAAAGAGATCGAGCGCATGGTGGCCATCATCCACCGCAAGTTCAGCTCCATTCAGATGCAGCTCAAACAGAGCACGTGCGAGGCAGTCATGATCCTCCGCTCTCGTTTCCTCGACGCCAG ACGCAAAAGACGCAACTTTAATAAGCAAGCGACAGAGGTGCTGAATGAGTATTTTTACTCCCACCTGTCCAATCCCTATCCCAGTGAAGAAGCCAAGGAGGAGCTGGCCAAAAAGTGTGGGATCACTGTCTCTCAG GTCTCTAACTGGTTCGGCAACAAGAGAATTCGGTACAAGAAGAACATTGGTAAGTTCCAAGAGGAAGCGAATCTGTATGCAGTTAAAACAGCGGTGGATGCTGCAAATGTGTCTGCACAGGCTAGCCAGGCAAACTCCCCGGCGACACCGAACTCAG
- the pbx4 gene encoding pre-B-cell leukemia transcription factor 4 isoform X2 — protein MDDQTRMLGLAGLGALPQADVGDPDAARKQQALGQPQQDIGDILQQIMAITDESLDEAQARKHALNCHRMKPALFSVLCEIKEKTVLSIRGVQEEDPPDPQIMRLDNMLLAEGVSGPEKGGGSAAAAAAAAAAGGSPNDGSIEHSDYRAKLAQIRQIYHSELEKYEQACSEFTNHVMNLLREQSRTRPISPKEIERMVAIIHRKFSSIQMQLKQSTCEAVMILRSRFLDARRKRRNFNKQATEVLNEYFYSHLSNPYPSEEAKEELAKKCGITVSQVSNWFGNKRIRYKKNIGKFQEEANLYAVKTAVDAANVSAQASQANSPATPNSGGYPAPCYTPDGRL, from the exons ATGGACGATCAGACCCGCATGCTGGGTCTGGCGGGACTCGGCGCCCTGCCCCAGGCCGACGTCGGCGACCCGGACGCCGCTAGGAAGCAGCAGGCTCTCGGTCAGCCGCAGCAGGACATAGGGGACATCCTCCAGCAGATCATGGCCATCACGGACGAGAGTCTGGACGAGGCTCAGGCACG GAAACACGCCCTGAACTGTCACAGAATGAAGCCTGCGCTCTTCAGTGTGCTCTGTGAGATCAAAGAGAAGACTG TGTTGAGTATCAGAGGTGTGCAGGAGGAGGATCCCCCCGACCCCCAGATCATGCGTCTGGACAACATGCTTCTGGCCGAGGGCGTGTCCGGCCCGGAGAAAGGTGGCGGGTCAGCAGCGGccgcagcggcagcagcagcagcaggcgggTCACCCAATGACGGCAGCATCGAGCACTCAGACTATAGAGCCAAACTCGCACAGATCCGCCAGATCTACCACTCGGAGCTTGAGAAATATGAACAG GCTTGCAGCGAATTCACCAACCATGTGATGAACCTGCTGCGGGAGCAGTCACGTACACGGCCCATCTCGCCCAAAGAGATCGAGCGCATGGTGGCCATCATCCACCGCAAGTTCAGCTCCATTCAGATGCAGCTCAAACAGAGCACGTGCGAGGCAGTCATGATCCTCCGCTCTCGTTTCCTCGACGCCAG ACGCAAAAGACGCAACTTTAATAAGCAAGCGACAGAGGTGCTGAATGAGTATTTTTACTCCCACCTGTCCAATCCCTATCCCAGTGAAGAAGCCAAGGAGGAGCTGGCCAAAAAGTGTGGGATCACTGTCTCTCAG GTCTCTAACTGGTTCGGCAACAAGAGAATTCGGTACAAGAAGAACATTGGTAAGTTCCAAGAGGAAGCGAATCTGTATGCAGTTAAAACAGCGGTGGATGCTGCAAATGTGTCTGCACAGGCTAGCCAGGCAAACTCCCCGGCGACACCGAACTCAG